Genomic DNA from Pseudomonas fitomaticsae:
GGTCGAGCTGGGTGTTCCACGCCAAAGCGGTTTGTCCTTTCTGCCTCAGCAACAACATCTGGATCGACAGTTCCCGATCAGCCTTCAGGAATTGGTGGCGGCCGGATTCTGGGGACGCCGACTGTCTTCACAACTCAGGGCTCAACGTCTCGATTCAGCACTGGAAGACTGGCACCTGAGCGGACTGGAACATCGTCCCCTGATGGCTCTCTCCGGCGGAGAACTGCAACGCGCCCTGCTCGCCCGATTGAGCTTGGCCGACACACCGTTGCTGCTGCTCGACGAACCCCATGCCGCACTCGACGAACTGGGTCAGACACTGTTGTGGCAACACCTGCACGCCTGGCATGAACAAGGACGAACCCTGGTCGTGGTTTGCCATGACCTTGCCGCCGTGCGCCAACACATTCCACAGACTCTGCTGATCAAACAGAGCGGCTGCGCATTCGGCAGCAGTGCCGACCTCATCCAGCAAACGCCTCACACGCAGGTGGCCTGATGCTCACGCTCAGCCATTTATGGCAACCGTTCCACGAGTTCGTCTTCATGCGTCGTGCACTGCTCGGCGGTCTGGTCCTGGCGTGCAGCACGGCACCACTGGGTGTGTTTCTGATCCTGCGCCGGATGAGCCTGATCGGTGATGCGGTCGCCCACGGCATCCTCCCCGGCGCGGCGTTGGGGTTCTGGTTCGCTGGGCTGAGTCTGCCGGCGCTGACCCTCGGCGGCCTTGGTGCCGGCCTGAGCATGGCCGGACTCGCCGCGTGGATCACTCGACGCACCGGCCTGCGCGAAGACGCCAGCCTCGCGGCCATCTATCCCATATCGCTGGCCAGCGGCGTGCTGATTCTGGGGATCGCCGGCAAGCGACTCGATTTGCTGCACCTGCTGTTCGGCTCCGCACTGGCGGTCGACGGAGCGACCCTCAACGGCATGTTGTGGGTATCGGCGCTCAGCGTGATGGCCGTGGCGCTGATCTACAAACCGTTGCTGCTCGACACGCTCGATCCATTTTTCCTGCGCACGGTCAGCCGGCTTGGCCCCGTCGCCCATGGCGTGTTCCTGACGCTGGTGGTGCTCAATCTGGTAATCGGTTTCCAAGCGATCGGTGCCTTGATGGTGGTCGGCCTGATGATGCTGCCCGCTGCCGCCTCACGCTTCTGGAGCCGGCGCCTGCCGATCCTGATTGCCATCGCCGCGCTCATCGGTTGCGCATCGGTATGGCTCGGCCTGTTGCTGTCGTTCTACTACTCGCTGCCCAGCGGCCCGGCCATCGTACTGGTCGCCGGTGGCAGTTACCTGTTGTCCGTGGTGTTCGGACCGGTTCACGGTCTGTTGCGCCGCCCGCCTTTGCTCACATCCCAATGAGGTGTTTCCCGATGCGCGCTCTACTCGTGCTGTTCAGCCTGATGCTGTCGATGTCGTTATCGGCGGCGGAAAAACTGCCGGTGGTCACCAGTTTCAGCATCCTTGCCGACATGGTGCATCAGGTCGGTGGCGAGCATATCCAGATCACCAACATGGTCGGCCCTGACGCCGATGCCCACACTTACGAACCGACGCCGGATGACGCCAAGGCCCTGCTCAAGGCAAAACTGATCGTCAAGAACGGCCTGGGTTTCGAGCCTTGGCTGGATCGGCTGGTCGCCAGCACCGATACCAGAGCTCCAGTGATCAGCGCCAGCCGTGGCGTGATTCCGCGCTCGCTGGATGAGGACGGCGAAACCGTCCCCGACCCCCACGCCTGGCACAACCTGGCAAATGCCGAGCTGTACGTCGCCAACATCACCAAGGCGCTGATCGCTGCTGACCCGGCAAACAAAGCCGACTACGAGCGCAACAGCCAGGCCTACCTGAAACAGATCTACGCCCTCCTCGCCCAAGCGAAAGCCAAGCTCGGTTCATTGCCGCCGGGTAACCGCAAGATCGTCACCAGCCACGATGCCTTCGGTTATCTCGGTCAGGCCTACGGTATCGACTTCATGGCACCACAAGGTTTGTCCACCGAACGCGAACCCTCCGCTGCCGAAGTCGCCGCGCTGATCACCCAGATTCGCCAGGCCAAGGTCAAAGCGGTGTTCATGGAAAACATCAAGGACGCACGCCTGCTGAAACAGATCGCCGACGAAAGCGGCGCACACATCGGCGGCACGCTGTACTCCGACGCCCTCGCCGCCAGCGGTCCGGCCAGCACCTTCACCGGGCTGTTCGAATACAACCTCAACACCCTTTACCAAGCCCTGAGCCAACCATGATCCGTAAAAATCCTTCCGGTGATTTGCCGCAGATTGCCGAGTCTGCCTACGTCGATAAAACCGCGATCATCTGCGGCAAAGTGGTGATCGGCGAAAACGTGTTCGTCGGCCCGTACGCGGTGATCCGCGCCGATGAGGTGGACGCCACGGGCGACATGGAGCCGATCACCATCGGCGCCAATTCGAACATCCAGGACGGCGTGGTGATCCACTCCAAATCCGGCGCGGCGGTGACCATCGGCGAATTCAGCTCCATCGCCCACCGCTCGATCGTGCATGGCCCGTGCACGGTCGGCGACCGGGTGTTCATCGGCTTCAACAGCGTGCTGTTCAACTGCGTGGTCGGCAACGGTTGCGTGGTGCGGCACAACTCGGTGGTCGACGGCCGGGATCTGCCGGACGCGTTCTACGTGCCCTCCACCACCCGCATCGGCCCGGGCACCGACCTCTCGCAGTTCCCACCGGTGAGCGTCAGCGCTTCGGAGTTTTCCGAAGACGTGGCGCGCACCAACGTCGACCTGGTGCGCGGCTACAAAGCCCTGCAGAACGAGTTCTGAATCATGAGCAGTGTGTTGATTCGCAATGCGCGGCTGGTGAATGAGGGCCGTGAATTCGACGCCGATCTGTTGGTCAGCAACGGGCGCATCGTCAAGATCGCCGGCAGCATCGAAGGTGAAAACGCGACCCGTGAAATCGACGCCAACGGCCAATGGCTGCTGCCGGGAATGATTGACGACCAAGTGCATTTCCGTGAGCCGGGTGCGCCGGCCAAGGGCAGCATCCACACCGAATCCCGTGCAGCCGTGGCCGGTGGCATCACCAGTTTCATGGACATGCCCAACACCAACCCCGCCACTCTGACCCTTGACGCACTGGCCGATAAAAAGCGCCGGGCAGCGATCAATTCGGTTGCCAACTACGGTTTTCACTTCGGCGTCAGTCACGACAATCTGGACACGGTCGCGGCGCTAAATCCGAGCGAAGTGGCCGGGGTCAAAGTGTTCATGGGCGCGTCCACCGGCAACATGCTGGTGGACGACCCCAACACCCTCGAGCGCCTGTTCGCGGAAGTGCCGACCATTCTGCTGGCCCACTGTGAACACACGCCGAGCATCGAAGCGAATGCCTTGAATCTGCGCGAACGCTTCGGCAACCAATTGCCACCCGACGCCCATGCGCTGATCCGCAATGCCGATACCTGCTTTCGCTCGTCGTCTCTGGCGGTGGATCTGGCCAGACGTCACGGCACTCGCCTGCACGTCCTGCACCTGACCACAGCCCGCGAACTGGCCTTGTTCGAAGACAAACCGCTGAAGCAAAAACGCATCACCGCCGAAGTCTGTCTGCACCATTTACTGTTTGATGACCGTGACTATCCAATCCTCGGCAACCTGATCAAATGCAATCCGGCGATCAAGTCCCAGAGCGATCGCGACGCCCTGCGCCAGGCACTGCTGAGCAATCGGCTGGACGTGATCGGCAGTGATCACGCGCCGCACACCTGGGCGGAAAAACAGCAAGCGTATGAACAGGCACCGTCCGGACTGCCACTGGTGCAACACGCGCTGCCGGCGTTGTTGGAACTGGTGGCGGATGGCGTGCTGCCGATCACCATGCTGGTGGCGAAAACCAGTCACCGGGTGGCGGATCTGTTTGCCATTCCGGATCGCGGTTATTTGCGTGAGGGGTATTGGGCGGATCTGGTGTTGGTGCAACCGGAGCCCAAGGGTGTCGCGGTGTCACGCCAGCCGGTCCTGTCGCAATGCGGCTGGACGCCGTTCGCTCAGCGCAGCTTTCGGCATCGGGTCAGCACAACGATGGTGTCTGGGCAGATCGCGTGGCATGACCAACGGATCCATGACAACTGCCAGGGATTGCCGCTGCGCTTCATGCGCTGAAAAAAACCGCCTCCACTCGAGGTGGAGGCGGTTT
This window encodes:
- a CDS encoding gamma carbonic anhydrase family protein; its protein translation is MIRKNPSGDLPQIAESAYVDKTAIICGKVVIGENVFVGPYAVIRADEVDATGDMEPITIGANSNIQDGVVIHSKSGAAVTIGEFSSIAHRSIVHGPCTVGDRVFIGFNSVLFNCVVGNGCVVRHNSVVDGRDLPDAFYVPSTTRIGPGTDLSQFPPVSVSASEFSEDVARTNVDLVRGYKALQNEF
- a CDS encoding metal ABC transporter ATP-binding protein; this encodes MIRCQNLSWGAPGQPLTAPLNMKLESGSMTAIIGVNGSGKSSLLKVIAGLQRPLSGKVELGVPRQSGLSFLPQQQHLDRQFPISLQELVAAGFWGRRLSSQLRAQRLDSALEDWHLSGLEHRPLMALSGGELQRALLARLSLADTPLLLLDEPHAALDELGQTLLWQHLHAWHEQGRTLVVVCHDLAAVRQHIPQTLLIKQSGCAFGSSADLIQQTPHTQVA
- a CDS encoding metal ABC transporter substrate-binding protein; amino-acid sequence: MRALLVLFSLMLSMSLSAAEKLPVVTSFSILADMVHQVGGEHIQITNMVGPDADAHTYEPTPDDAKALLKAKLIVKNGLGFEPWLDRLVASTDTRAPVISASRGVIPRSLDEDGETVPDPHAWHNLANAELYVANITKALIAADPANKADYERNSQAYLKQIYALLAQAKAKLGSLPPGNRKIVTSHDAFGYLGQAYGIDFMAPQGLSTEREPSAAEVAALITQIRQAKVKAVFMENIKDARLLKQIADESGAHIGGTLYSDALAASGPASTFTGLFEYNLNTLYQALSQP
- a CDS encoding metal ABC transporter permease, whose translation is MLTLSHLWQPFHEFVFMRRALLGGLVLACSTAPLGVFLILRRMSLIGDAVAHGILPGAALGFWFAGLSLPALTLGGLGAGLSMAGLAAWITRRTGLREDASLAAIYPISLASGVLILGIAGKRLDLLHLLFGSALAVDGATLNGMLWVSALSVMAVALIYKPLLLDTLDPFFLRTVSRLGPVAHGVFLTLVVLNLVIGFQAIGALMVVGLMMLPAAASRFWSRRLPILIAIAALIGCASVWLGLLLSFYYSLPSGPAIVLVAGGSYLLSVVFGPVHGLLRRPPLLTSQ
- a CDS encoding dihydroorotase, whose protein sequence is MSSVLIRNARLVNEGREFDADLLVSNGRIVKIAGSIEGENATREIDANGQWLLPGMIDDQVHFREPGAPAKGSIHTESRAAVAGGITSFMDMPNTNPATLTLDALADKKRRAAINSVANYGFHFGVSHDNLDTVAALNPSEVAGVKVFMGASTGNMLVDDPNTLERLFAEVPTILLAHCEHTPSIEANALNLRERFGNQLPPDAHALIRNADTCFRSSSLAVDLARRHGTRLHVLHLTTARELALFEDKPLKQKRITAEVCLHHLLFDDRDYPILGNLIKCNPAIKSQSDRDALRQALLSNRLDVIGSDHAPHTWAEKQQAYEQAPSGLPLVQHALPALLELVADGVLPITMLVAKTSHRVADLFAIPDRGYLREGYWADLVLVQPEPKGVAVSRQPVLSQCGWTPFAQRSFRHRVSTTMVSGQIAWHDQRIHDNCQGLPLRFMR